In Setaria viridis chromosome 5, Setaria_viridis_v4.0, whole genome shotgun sequence, the genomic stretch TCCACCAACCTTCCTCTCCAGTCTGACCCATCCGATAAATCGTCCCGTCATACCACTCCAATCCGGCAATTTCCGCGCTCTGCCTGCGCGCATCAGGAAAAAGAGGCGGCTACCAGAAAAGAGGAGggtagccggcggcggcggcgacggcggcaagcAGGGAGCAAAAGAAGAGCGGCAAATCCATGAGAGATCAGAGCCTGATGGAGAGAGTTGACAGGCCGAGCATGGAGAGCCCGATCTCGAGGACTGACCTGAATTGCATAAGCCTGGCGGACCCGGACATCCAGAATTCGGTCACGCTCCTCAAGCAGGTCCGCAGTTCTTTCTTGATTATCTCAATTTTAGTCAACAGGTGCCTGAATAGAAGAAAACTTGGAACTTTCTTTCTCGAGACCTACGATCACGGCTAAATCTTCCACCTTTTTGGCAATCTGTCCGTACACAAGGACAGTTTCAAAGTCCTGTCACGGCATGTTGGTAggattttttctctttttagtGAGGGAGGTAGGAATCTGCTTGTTATAATTCTTGGCTTTTCGTAAGGAAGGTTAATAGAATTGTGTTGCTGTCACCTGTCAGTGAACAAGTTCGGCAAAAACATGGACTTCACTTCCAAAATACATAATACTACTTGAAGTATCATTAGTCAACTGTTGCTTTCACTTCGTACATTATCTAATTGTGCCTTCAAATCTTCTGCACTGAAACCAAGATTCGTTAAAGATTGTGCTGACGAGAGTGACCTGCCTTCTTGCAATTTGTTTACCTGATTGGTTTGTCAGCAGAAGAGGCAACACCTTTGCCTCTGAAGGTTTTGGACAACTTGGTTCTCTTTATTTGGAGTATGTCTTCAATTAGAGTCCTTGATTATGCCAAGACGACATCTTGCCCCTATGGCACAATGTATATAAAATGCATGCTACCATGTTTTTCATGTTATTTTGAAATTGGTAAAGAGTAAAACAGTGATTTACGGCATGCATCAGCTTGAAATGTCATTCCCAGTATTATGTTCTAGATTTTCATATGGTTATTTCTTGATCCATACTTTGTTCAGTTGTTGCCTCTTGACGGGCTGTAATTTAGTTTTGGGCGATTGGGCCACTGAAATCCGTTCTGCATGATATTATGATCAACATATGTGTGACGAACTTATTTTTTGCTTTCTAATCAAGCTATAGTTTGCATGTTTCCCAGCTGAACGCGTTGTTGAATATCTCTGCTGGTTCTGTTTATTCTAATAATTCCACTTCTGTTTCTTATCAAGAATGATATTGTTTGGTAGGCATGCCTGGATTCAGGCTTCTTCTATGTTGTGGATCATGGGATAAGCCAAGACTTCATGGATGAAGTTTTTGCTGAGAGCAAGAAGTTCTTTGACCTTCCCCACAGTGAGAAAATGAAGCTTCTCCGAGACGAGAAAAATCGAGGGTATACACCAATGCTTGATGAAATTCTTGATCCAGAAAATCAAGTGAATGGTAAGTTATTCAAACTCCACATTGTTGCTGTTCATAAGTTTACTTTTCATATGTCGTATACATGTTAGGGACCCACTGCACTGCTAGTGATGAAAATCTTGACAGGTTATACCAAAGGATAGTTCACTGAGAAAATCACGCTTTAGTCTGGACTTCCTTTGTTTATGTACTGTACTATTTCAGTTATTTTACACACTATTACAGTATGCACTTGACCTGTTTCAGGTGACTACAAGGAGGGATATTATATAGGAGTTGAGGTACCTGCAGATAATCCAGAAGCAAACAAACCATTCTATGGTCCAAATCAGTGGCCTTCTGAAGGTGAAgctctttcccttttttttaaagataccATTGACAAAACTGAATGATTCTTGATCCTCTATGGTTTAGCGTATGCTTGAAACTTGTTGACACAGTACAGAACTGTAGATTACTCCAATTTTTCTAGATTGTTTTTTTGCCACGTAGATTCTTTAGTCCTCCTTTGCTCATTTAAGTCATTTAATTTATGTTTCCTTTAATGTTCAATTTATTGATTATCATTTTACATATACTTTCCCTATTGGCCTTTCAGAAGTATTGCCAAAATGGAGGGAGGTGATGGAGAAATATCACAGTGAGGCATTGTGAGTTCATTGTGTCTTGACTTCAGAAATAACGCTTTGTATAGAAGCACATCTATCATATTAGTCAGTTCTACATTTAACAAAGTGAATAATGATGATCCATGAGGTTACAAATCTGCTCATATCTGGACCATAGAAGTATGGTAACGAAGTTTAGTTTCTTGAATCAGAGATTTTACTGTTCTTATTTCAGGAGAGTAGCAAAATCGGTTGCAAGGATCATTGCTCTTGCTCTGGATCTTGATGTGGACTTCTTTGATAGACCTGAAATGCTTGCCAAGCCTATAGCCACTTTAAGGCTCTTACACTATGAAGGTGGACAAAAGACAGGTCATGCCTTCGTGTCAAATGGTATTTATCCACATGGAACATAACGGAATTCTGTTGTTTGATGTTCTTTTTATCATCAGGTCGAATCTCAAATCCTGCAAAGGGCGTCTATGGAGCGGGTGCCCATTCAGATTATGGCCTAATAACTCTCCTGGCAACCGATGATGTAGTTGGACTTCAAGTAATACACCTTACAACAATACTTTTCTTATGTTTTTCGTGGCTTTGCTTTGACTAGGATTTGCTCTCTGAATCCTTCAGATATGTAAGGACAGGAATGCTCAGCCTCAAGTGTGGGAATATGTAGCTCCTGTGAAAGGGTAGACGTATTTTAATCCAATTACTTTATGCACGTATCACAATAAGCTATGTGTTTGGAAAGTAAACGCATGAAATTCGTCCTGTTAATCATAACTTATAATGTGCCTGACCTTGATTTTCAGAGGATTCATCGTCAACCTTGGTGATATGCTTGAAAGGTGGAGTAACTGCATTTTCAGGTAGGCCAACTTATATCTAGCAAAGTGGCAAGACTTCTTTTATTGGCATCTAGATACTATTATTACTTGCTTATCATTGGGAGAACTAAATAATGTTTGCTTCCACACCAAGCTGTCAGTTTGAAGAAGAAAATTGCTGATGAACTTTTTTCTTATGCTCTTATTGTTACTGTTCTCTTATGGTGCATTACACTTGTTTTTAACACTTGTAGGTCAACCTTACATCGAGTAGTCCTAGATGGACGAGAACGCTACTCGGTAAGTTGTTACTGTAAATCTATCAACATCATTAACTTCCTTATGAAGCTGAAACTAGTTAAATAAAAAAGGCCAGAATTGAGATTGTTTTAGTTATGCATATTGTAACATACAAGTCTCCTTGCAaaatgaagaaggaaaaaaaacatgtgtCCTTAAGTTTTTTCTGTTTCATCAGTTGTCGCGAATCCAAGCATTTGCCTATTAATATGCCATAAGTTTGTTGACCTTAATCACAGTCATTTCCCTTGTCTGGAACAGATAGCCTACTTTGTGGAGCCAAGCCACGACTGCATAGTCGAGTGCCTGCCAACCTGCAAATCCGAAGCCAACCCTCCAAAGTAAGGTCTAGCTCCTTCAGATGGTTATTAAAATTAGCCATCTGCAGTAGATCATCCGATCAGACTATATGAACTCTGAAGCCACATGAGGTTTAAAAGTTTGCAATTTGCATTTGCCTTGTTCAGGTTCCCCCCAATCACCTGCTCTGCCTACCTGTCCCAGCGCTACAAGGACACTCACGCAGATCTGAGCGCTTACAGCGACGGCAAGGCCTGAAGGATGATGCCCCCCTACTGTGCTTTTTTGCCACTACTACTGAATACTGATGCTTCACTTTCAGCCATCCAGTATTACATGTAACCTGCAATAACACAGTAGGCTGGAGGATGGCACTGTGTGTTCTCACGAGCGGCTCCAACAGCCTTGCCATCTCCCTCTCCAAGCCAAAATTTGACAATTCTGCTGAAAAATTACGATCCAACAGAGTTGCTATTTGGATGGCCATCCCATCCGGTTTGCCAAATACTTTCCCACACTCTCCAAACGCGGGTTTGACTTACCAaatgtgcaaaatggagagTGTGGGATTTTTAGAGAGGAAACTAGCTATTGGGATTTGAAGAGTGGGAAATGAATAGTCTGTTGGAGGAAGCGACTCAATATGAAGAGGAATCTTTTTGCCAAATTGGATAGAGAGTCAAATGGAGAGTAAAAAAGGATAGaatgttggagttgctctaagagcatctccaacagactACCTATTTTTAGCTCTCTATTTAACTCTCTATTtgaattggaaaaaaaattcatctcCATACTCCAACGGACTATCCATTTCCCACTCTCCAAATCTCAACGGCTATTGGTAGACCcacctctatatatatatatactatttatatatttttcttttctttttctttctatttatttttctctttccattcttttttcttttccttgtttctttttctttccaccGGCGAGACTCTTATCTAGTCGATGGCTCTCTGCGCTCtcttagcatgtgtttggttatCGGGTCGATCTGGGTTGGAACAGGTTCGACCTACATCAACCCGTGTTTGGTTCAAAAGGTATCTAGGTTGGGTCGGACCTAGGAGCGGATATTTGCTGGAGATGTGGGTTCGCTGCGTTTCTCCAAAACCAACGGACCACGCTGACCCAGTTGATGTGATCACCCCCCCAACCCTATCGTCAACCCTACCATCCGTCGCCAGGCACATCCTCCGTCGCCTCCCCTGCCATCCGCCACCTCCACTCctatccgccgcctcccctcaccCAGTCACCCCTCTCTCCCGGGTGGATCTCGCCCGACGCCCGTCCCCGGCCCtcccgccacctcccctcccaTCTACCCGCCTCCCCTCACCCGGTCACCCCTCTCTCCCGGCTGGATCTCGCCCGATGCTCGTCGCTGCCCCTCCCGTCCGCTGCCTTCCCTGTTCTCCACGGCACACCTTCCCTCCGTCGCACTTCTCCATCGCCTCCCGTCGCACCGGAGGAAGGACATCTTCAAGATCTCAGCTGTGTTTTGCCAAGGTAAGGAAACCCTACCATGCGTCTTTGGTAGAAATTCGAACTCATCTTGTTGGACCATAGTTCTAGATTGTCTTGTGggagttgaatggaacaaacaaTCCAATAGCATCGCATATTGCAGAACATCTTATTTCATTGAAAGTGCACTGAGAATCTTCAATTCTCTGATTAATTGTATGTCGTGTGCTCCTGGTTCAATGGTCTCTAAGAACAGTGTTTCTTTCATTCTTGTATTGTAGATGGATAAGAGGACCAAGATTGTAACTTATGCTACTACTGCATACATGCTGTTGTCAATGATGGCCATGATTATTCAGTCTAGAAAACGTAAACGATGTACAAAAAGGGTTGGTATTACCTATAGGCCTACAGAGGAAAGGGATAGGATGAGAGTAGAATATCTAAATAACAAAATTTGGAAGGATGACACAACTTGCTTGAATATGTTAAGACTTAATAGAGGCAAGTTCATTCGGTTTTGCAATATTATTAGAAATCGTGGTTTGCTTAAAGATATATGTAACTTGTGTGTTGAGCAACAGGTGGGTATGTTTCTAAATACAGTGGGACATAACCTTAGGAATAGGTTAGTTGGAACTAATTTTGATAGATCGGGAGAAATAGTTAGCCGCTATTTCAACAAAGTACTCCATGCTATTGATGAGCTGCGAGGGGAACTAATTAGGACCCCGTCTTTGGACACTCCAAGCAAAATTGCAGGGAACAACAGATAGGATCCTTACTTTAAGGTGTGAGACTTATCCCTATTTTATTTTGAGTTTTGTATTAATCTAACCTCATATTGTCCCTAATCTttacttttttgaaaaaattaggATTGTATTGGAGCTATTGATGGTACTCATGGAAGAGCATATGTTCCTAAGAACATTGAGCATGCCTTTTGTGGTAGGAAATCCTTTTGCACACAAAATGTAATGGCAGATGTAGATTTTGATTTACGGTTCACCTATGTGTTGGCTGGTTAGGAAGGGACTGCACATGATGCTCTAGTTCTACGTGATGTTTTAAAAATGTGAGAATGGCCTTCGTGTTCCACAAGGTAATAGAGTAGTAAAGTCTCAACTTTTACATACAAATTTCAGATTATAGTAATCTATGAAATGGTAGGCAAATTCTACCTAGTCGATGCTAGATATGGAGCCAAACCAGGATTTTTGCCCCCCTTTTGTGGTGTCCGGTACCACTTAAATAAATGGGGAAGCAATCCAGTGCAAAATGAGAAGGAATTGTTCAACCTTAGGCACTCATCTCTACGTGTCACAGTAGAGTGGGCATTTGGGGCACTAAAGAGGAGATTCAAAATTCTTGATGATGCTACTCTATTCTTCCCTTTTCCAACACAAGTAGATATTATTTGTGCTTGCTGTATTATTCACAATTGGGTCATACAAGATGGGCGTGATGAGTTCTTTACAGAGGATAGTAACTGGCCAAGCTACAATCATGCTTCCACACGTATTGGCCAAGCAAATGAGCATGCTGCTATGGTTAATTTcaggcagcagctagcagctagcAGATCAGATGTGAGCAGACCGTCAAAACAACAATGTTAACTAATATTTATTTCAAACTTGAATTTCTTTTAGTTGTATAATATCTTTAAACCTTTCTTGGCTGATGTATTGCTATTTGTAAGGACATATTTGACGTTGAATAATATTTGTATGGACATGTTGGTTGCTGAATCATGTGTAATTTGTGGTGAAATTCAAGTTTTGTCTATGTATTGGTGCTGCTTTTGTATTGGTGATAATGTACATTTTGTCTATGTCTTGATGCTGCATTT encodes the following:
- the LOC117858890 gene encoding azadirone synthase LFS isoform X1, encoding MRDQSLMERVDRPSMESPISRTDLNCISLADPDIQNSVTLLKQACLDSGFFYVVDHGISQDFMDEVFAESKKFFDLPHSEKMKLLRDEKNRGYTPMLDEILDPENQVNGDYKEGYYIGVEVPADNPEANKPFYGPNQWPSEEVLPKWREVMEKYHSEALRVAKSVARIIALALDLDVDFFDRPEMLAKPIATLRLLHYEGGQKTGRISNPAKGVYGAGAHSDYGLITLLATDDVVGLQICKDRNAQPQVWEYVAPVKGGFIVNLGDMLERWSNCIFRSTLHRVVLDGRERYSIAYFVEPSHDCIVECLPTCKSEANPPKFPPITCSAYLSQRYKDTHADLSAYSDGKA
- the LOC117858890 gene encoding azadirone synthase LFS isoform X2, which gives rise to MRDQSLMERVDRPSMESPISRTDLNCISLADPDIQNSVTLLKQACLDSGFFYVVDHGISQDFMDEVFAESKKFFDLPHSEKMKLLRDEKNRGYTPMLDEILDPENQVNGDYKEGYYIGVEVPADNPEANKPFYGPNQWPSEEVLPKWREVMEKYHSEALRVAKSVARIIALALDLDVDFFDRPEMLAKPIATLRLLHYEGRISNPAKGVYGAGAHSDYGLITLLATDDVVGLQICKDRNAQPQVWEYVAPVKGGFIVNLGDMLERWSNCIFRSTLHRVVLDGRERYSIAYFVEPSHDCIVECLPTCKSEANPPKFPPITCSAYLSQRYKDTHADLSAYSDGKA